The Setaria viridis chromosome 9, Setaria_viridis_v4.0, whole genome shotgun sequence sequence CCTGGTTTGATCCTGCAACGTCAAGTATCAACATAAACACAAAATGCCTAGAGATGTAAAACTTTTACTATTGCAAACTATAATATTTAAATTTAGTTGATACAGTTAAAACAACAAAATTACGCAAGAAAATGACAATTTTGATGGAGATGTGATGCTTAACTAACTCGAATGCATATAGAATATTTCCCAAACTATTTTTTAATGATGGTAATATGAAGATACACATGTTGACAACCATTTCCAGTTTGCATGATGATTAAGAAATTCTGGTAGTGAGCCACTAGATGATTATTGGCCCATTCCAACCAAATGTGAAAGATAAATCTGAAGAGTGCTTTGTAGGAATCCATTACCATTCATCGCCAAGTTAGCAACAGCACCAGCTGTGACTCGATGAATAGTGGTGTTTTCTGATGTTTCTAGAAGGGATAAAAGAGCATCGAGCCCTCCTTCCTCAACGATTCTTTCCTGATTAATATCTGCAATCCCAAAAAGGACAAGTGAGCAAACACTGTTCGTAGTCCCAATACTTCATTAGAAATGTAAGACGTTTTGCCAAACTTTACTTTAACCGTTAATATGTTTAAAACAAATCCGTCAcataaaaaattattattaGGTTTGTTATGTGAAGCACTTTAATGATGCAATAATGTTGTACCATGGGCAGGGCCAGGCCATTTTGTTAGGGTCAGCTGACCCCGACAATATTTTCAAAATCAGTGAGAAGATACTGTTTCGCACTGTTCCACTATGGTGATGACCCCGACGCTGTTCTGAGCTGGCTTCGCCCCTGTGTTGTGCTAATTAATAACGATAGATAATACTATGGAAACAACCATTGTCAAAGTTACTTGCTGGAGACTTTGTCTTGTGCAGAGCATCATATATGATAAGAGATAGTAATAACCTATCCCTTCTAGAGAACAGAAAACATAACATAGTTACTTTTTTTCAGAGAAATATTGTATTGAAAAATTGTAGTTATGCATGTAAACGCTGAAGTTGATTTTGTAGTTTCATACTCCCAACCATACAAGCAGGCAGTACAACGTACAGCTGTCAGGTGACAGTTCATTTTGGATCATGGGCCAGTCCAGATTGAACTCATATAAATAATAACGTGTAGCTGTCAGGGAACAGCGCATTTTGTTGTTGGGCATCAAAATAGCAACGGGTACAATAATAGAATAACAAAGAGTGCAATAAAATGTGCTTGTGGGCCTGCCACTAGGGAGGGTATGGGCAAACCCACTCTTGTTCACACCCAAATCCatataattattatccactccttaccctccccaatcccacccatatccaatggataattaactttgtactacatatatatacatatccaatTGATTAATTGTACCCTCCCCATACCCTACCCTCTTCATTTctaatgggtatataattttctgCCCATACCCTCCCCATTTGAAGTGGGTGTGGATTTGGGGAGAGGGTATGGATACCCAGTGGCAGGCTTACTTGTGGCTCGTGATGTAATTCTCAAACGTGTACGTAGCCGTGTGTGCAGGTATATTGAACCATTTTGTACTTTTTGTAGCTTCTCTATATTCATATAAGATTTTCATGCAAATAGGCTCACGGAGATCAAGGCAGTATGCAATATATGCACAGTTCCAAGGGGCAAACTTCCGGACCTTCAGCAGCAAGATTAGCAACCACCTTGACAGCGTGGATCTGCACATCTAGATCCTCAGACTTCAAAAGAGCAAGCACGTTTGCAAGACCAACTGGGCATCAATTGGGCCAAAAACACAGTCAGGATGGCGGCTCAAGAAAGACATGGCTGGTCTGTAGTCTTTCATAAAGTAAAGTTACCTTCTTCAAATATCTTTGATATGGTACCTCTCTGACCAGATAGGGCCTCTCTTATTTTTCCTGATTTGGACACAAATGCTGCATTGCCCAATCCAGATCCTGATCTAACCATACCACATGATGTTTTAGACTGTCAAAGAGAAAACTACATGTAAGAAAATGAACATCAGAATAGCAACGGGTACAATAACAGAACTGTACCTCGTCAGCACAGTTATCAGATGTGGATTGTTTCAACCTTAGAATTTGATCTTCAAGGCCTTGTCTCTGCCTCATCTCCTGTTGCACCTTTTCTTGAGTAGACTTCAGTTCTTCATATATCACTTCCTACAGGAATTACCAAAGAAACAGGCTGAGCATCACTGCAATTTAAAGTAAACAGAAAACAACCATGTGTTCATAAGAATCACAGACAGGGTCAACTAGCTAAAACAGGTTTGCTATACCTTCTCTGAAATGAGTTCGCtgattttttcttttaatgATTGTACTTGACTTGCAAATTCTTCAGACACTTTGGTTAATTTCTTTTCCAATTCACGGGCCATGCTTTCCTGCAACTGGAATATACTTTTATCACACTTCATAGTAAACTGAAGACATCTGTAAGATGCGCATGGTCCCTCCACTCTGTTTGTtggtggctcttgttgggtttgaTCTCTAGCCTACCCAACTTGCATGGGATTAAAggatttgttgttgttgttgcacaCAGGTCCTCCACTAAACAAATATCAACTTCCAAGAACAAAGGTTCTTAAAGCACATGAATTTACATTTAGACACATTCAGGTTGTCAAGTCTTGTGATCCAGTAAACATAAATTCTAGGGAAATGATTTCTGAATTGCGGCCAGGCGGACGCTTCAGGTCTTTTCGCAATTTCTTAATAGCGTCAACATTGTTCAACAGGGTAGCACAGTAATGTCTCTGTGCAGAGTTCAATCTTTTGGATACAACGCAAAGACCATGCAACATGTGTGGCCCTGTCAACCACTTATAAGATGAGATGTTTTTTACTCACTGCAACAGGAATATCCTATGAACTGCACAGCATTTACTCAAGATGCACATAAAATAAAGTTCAAAAGTTAGCTGAGCAGGTGAGCACGCCATCTTCTAAGCCTATAACTGAAAAGTGAACAGAAACTGTTATGTATGCAGCAACATTAAATTAGCACTGAATTAGGTTAGATTTGAAGGTGGTAGAATTGCTTGCGCGTTTCTATTTGCATGCACAAGAAATGTTGTACAGGAAGTTAAACGAGCTTTCCATGGTAGATTCAATCTTGTTAGTCAATAGAATCAAACATTATGGTAGATACATGACCAATAAGTGGATTTATTAGTTTGGAACTTGGAAATGGAGAAAGAGTTTTCTATGAAGTTCAGATATTAAATctagttgagacttgagagtatGGAACTCTTAGTGATGCAAATTTGTGTTTTACCACTTAAGAGTACAACTTAAACTGTGCTGGTTAAGGAAGAAAAAATTGGCAAAACTACATAGTATCTGAGCAGGATGCATCTAGAAACCAGAATTCAAAAGTAAGGCACAACTTGCCCACTTACTAGTTGTAGTACTTTCTAACATATAGTGGGTGCATCTGAAAGTTTACCTGTGCAGAACTCTGAGCATCACACAATTGCTGTTGTAGTACACTCATACGGtctttcatgcttgatgaacaGCATCTTTCTTCCTCAAGTTTCCTCAGTAATTCCCCCCTTTCCTTCTCATGCTCTTTACTTGTATCAGCAAGAATTTTCGTTTTTGAGAGGTTCTcaagctgttgctgctgctaacAACAAATCTTGCATTAGAATTGTAAAATTGTCATGAGCTGAACTTTTTCAATGCAGCAGCAATATAATGgtaaactagaaaaaaaatattagcatATAAGATGGTAATGCCAAGCTACCTTGTTTTTGTTGAGCAATTTTTCAAGCTCAATGATCTGTTCTGATAACAAATTCTTTTGGCCTTTTTCTTCCTCCAAGTCCCGTATCAAATCTTTTACTGCAGATTCCAGTTGACATTTTTCCTTCTCCACATTCTGCGTTAATAAATCACTCGTTATATTCTTGCCCCTGAAGCAAGGGTTTACATGGTGATACTGAAGAGGGTCTTAATGGATGCTGACAGTGAACATTTTtgtgaaaataaaaaatgaatgtACAAACAATTTTCTATTTATGGGAAAGACAATGGTGGCAGAGCACATTTGCAAATTCATTTCTCATAAACAAAGCAGTTAATCATAGTGTATAAAAGAAAAACGTAATTAATATGCGATAAAAGATACCTCAATTTGCATGTTAGAGGTCATTCTTAAATCATGGAAGGACCTCTCAGATTCTTTCAACTTTTTATCCAACTGCATTTTCTCACTTTTTATGAGCTTTTGTTGTCTCTCCATCTCTGATGTGAGTTGGTCAACCTCACGCTCCATCTTCTTGTAAAGAACTTCATAATCAACCTCTTCTTTCAACTTTATTGTGTTCATTACTTTCATTGCCTGAAAATCACAAACTAAGTAAAAGCCCAAGAAATGAATTTTAAGAAACTCAAAGAAAGCATTCCCTTTATCTGAGAAAAATGCGGTTACAATCTTGAATACCCCAGAATGTCTTTCAAGGTGTTACGGTGCTAAGAACAAGAAATTGACTACTTTATATCTCAAAGTTGGGTTTGCTTAGCTTGGCGGTAGCAATTTTTACGAAATTCCAAGCTCAGTAGCATGTGAAAGTGCATTAAGTTAAGGCAGGTGCACCGTGAAATGAATATGTCTGGAACTGATTGGAATTCAGGCAACACTTAACCATCCTACAGCTAGTGAAAAATGTGTCtctgttagatgtatatgtgcGTATGTATGGAAGGGTCCTGTGCCGTGGGCTTCAAGGCTGGCCGGCCCAGATATGGTTGGATAGAGATAGGAGGAGATCTTGTCCGGTTCTGTTTCTATAAACCCAAGATCTCCTCACCCTTACATATATGTAACCTCTATCTCCCAatctaatcaatctattattccacaCAATCTTTCAGTCTCAACAGCTAGGTTCAATAATCTGATGTCTTTGGGTTTTGCAGAACTCCATAGTAACACAGAAGATAAATAGTAACTGATTAAGAGTAAGGTGTTTCTATAGTGTTAGCAGTAATCCTTGTGTTTTGCTTATCTACCTAGTATTAGTATAGACAGGATAGTTTAGCCATTCCTTAGCTAGCAAGTAATCCTTAGGCTGCAAGTCTAGTTTCCTTAGCGAGTAGGTTGAGTCAAGCTTGAGTCAAGTCAATGGGTCAAGTCTTTGTCTTAGCAAGCAAGCCACTATGGCTGTCATGTAGTATTCCCTTTCAGCTATAAATAAGAAGCAAAGGGGCAGCCAGCTGCAGCTCAAAATTGCAGCCCAAAATCAGTGTCTCTTCTCTCAGTTCCTGCTGTCCATAAACCAGCAAACAACCTTACACCTGTGCTGTTTTTCCTAACATACAGATATGAATGGGGAAATGACCGAAACTCCAGTATTACGTAcaagaataaaaaagaagagaatGCAGCATTTGACCAATGGAATGGCAAACTGAACTTACCCTCTGCCCAAACATAATTGTGCTTGAAGTTTCTGAGTAATGCCTAGAAGATGGACCTATTGTCACAACAAGAGAAGTCCTAGCAGTCCCTGCCAAATAAAGATTTGAGCAAAAAATACCAACCAGATGGTATAGCAAAATGGTAGATGCTATGTCATTCACAATAAATTAATACACTGTTAATTAATATCCAAAATGAACTGATAAAATTCATGAAGAATGCAATATGGCCACAGCATGGTAATATTTCCCTCATTTTTCTTTCCAGTTCTTAGCTTCCTGTGCCTTCAAAAAGCCAGACTCCTTGCTTGCCTTCCAAATGTGCATATTCCAAAGTTTTAAGATTGCCTACAAAAACTTTACACCTAGTGTGACTAAATTATCTCAGTACTGTACCTAGACAAACTGTAACTCAGCCTGCATTATGTAGCACTTCCTGATAATCACTTCAAATAGTTCTTTCCAACGCTATCTATTCTTTAATAATTAAATGGAACTTCACTCACAAACATCAGGATCGAAGATGATAAACAGCAACTAAGCAACAACGTGGCACCAGTCCAACTATTAGACCGAGAAAGTGTAACATATATCtcattgtttgttttgttttgctaAGAGTTGCACAAGATATGCCACTGCCTTCTGTTAAGAACTGGAATCATGTACGAAATATTTTCAGAAGGTGCCAATAGCCTACTACTCTCTAAAGTTTGGACCAATGGGAGAACTTCAGCAGGCAGAAGTTTGTGATCAAGGAACATTGGAAAAATATGAGCAAGATATAAGCACCTCCAAATGAATCACGGAGTATCCTTGTAAGCTTTGAATCTCTAGTTGGTATATGAGGACCATTCTCTGCTAATGCGTTAATGCACTTTCCCAAGGAAGTTAATGAGAGATTGATGAACTTGGCTTCTTCAATCATGTGACCTTCACTTCCTGAGATAGAAAAGGTAATATAGAGAGATGAGCATGTTTGTGACAATATCTAGTGACCAACTTGATTTGCAATTAGAAATATGGTGAGAAGTCTTACCTGATTTATCAATTCGTTCTGATCCAGCAAGGTCAACAATCAAGAGTTTACTTTTGAGAACAAGAGGCAAATCATCAGGGAGAATGTCATGTGTATCATTAGATAAAGAGGTACAATTTTCCTCTTTTATTCTTGAACTTCTTTGCAGATGGATCTGAAAAAAGGCATCAAGTCTGCATATCCATATCATTTACTCATGGAACCTTAAAAAGGAGAGTGTATCGCAGAACTGGATGGTGTAGTGCAGGAACATACAATTAGAATTGCATGGCTACGAGATGACTCTGTGTTCATCTTGGTATTGGCAGCATGACGGTTCGCTTCACCAATTTGCAGAAGTTGAAAAGCATGTTCAAGGTCTTTAATTTCAACTATTGCAGCACCTGGCAAGGAAACTTCACCAGTTTTTGCATCCTCCACTATTGGGATGTTAGTCTTCTCTGGGGCCAGTAAATCTTGCACAGATTCTAAGTACAGCTGTACAGCAAATGAATACAAATTAGTATAATAAACCAAACTCAAATGAAGATGAAACTTAGGAAGGGTGGATGGAAAATTTGCCGAAGAACCGTTTAAATAAATTATGCCATCTTTTGATACAGTGTAATAGTACACAGTAAGAGGTCTGCCGTCTGCATAGTAAACAACTCGACACTTTTTTGTTAGGAAGGTCAATTTAGTATGACAGATTGAAATATTAGATGGATTAACCATGTTTGTACAATTTTATATTTACATTAAGTGTCTTGCTCTATGCCTTTATGGGTAGGCAGTTAGGAACATATAAGTGTCAAATGAGTGAAAATAGTCAGACCCCTTTCGCATTTAATGGCCTATTTAATATAACACATTACTGTAAATTTCAAGCAGGTCACAGACTGTGCCATCTTCTTGTCTTCTTCTATAACCAGTCCAACTAGGTTAACAGAATATGCAGTTTTATGATCTACACTAATCGCATAACAAATAACATACAAATATTGTTATTCTTGCGCTAACAAAATATGTACAAATAATACCAATTTAGCAATTCTGCGCAGCTAGATTACATTAACATCAACATAAAATATGGCTATTGTTGCAATAACTAAGCATCACTGAACAATACTGACAGAATAAGAAACCCAAAGCAATTCTAGAAAAATACTGATGAGTACTAATGAATAAAGTTAAATAACAGAATATATCAC is a genomic window containing:
- the LOC117837369 gene encoding kinesin-like protein KIN-UA isoform X3; translated protein: MATGAGWAPARSVERHGAPRAGGSTRSKSVAPGPRRPSPSPARSRPAPDHGGSADSCRVRVAVRLRPKNSEDLAHGADFDSCVELQPESKRLKLKKNNWSCESYRFDEVFSENASQKRVYEVVAKPVVESVLEGYNGTVMAYGQTGTGKTYTVGRLGKDDPSERGIMVRALEHILSSMPFETDRVAVSYLQLYLESVQDLLAPEKTNIPIVEDAKTGEVSLPGAAIVEIKDLEHAFQLLQIGEANRHAANTKMNTESSRSHAILIIHLQRSSRIKEENCTSLSNDTHDILPDDLPLVLKSKLLIVDLAGSERIDKSGSEGHMIEEAKFINLSLTSLGKCINALAENGPHIPTRDSKLTRILRDSFGGTARTSLVVTIGPSSRHYSETSSTIMFGQRAMKVMNTIKLKEEVDYEVLYKKMEREVDQLTSEMERQQKLIKSEKMQLDKKLKESERSFHDLRMTSNMQIENVEKEKCQLESAVKDLIRDLEEEKGQKNLLSEQIIELEKLLNKNKQQQLENLSKTKILADTSKEHEKERGELLRKLEEERCCSSSMKDRMSVLQQQLCDAQSSAQEVIYEELKSTQEKVQQEMRQRQGLEDQILRLKQSTSDNCADESKTSCGMVRSGSGLGNAAFVSKSGKIREALSGQRGTISKIFEEVGLANVLALLKSEDLDVQIHAVKVVANLAAEDINQERIVEEGGLDALLSLLETSENTTIHRVTAGAVANLAMNGSNQGVIMNKGGARLLANVASKTDDPQTLRMVAGAIANLCGNEKLHLMLKQDGGIKALLGMFRSGHADVIAQIARGIANFAKCESRVISQGHRKGRSLLIEDGVFTWMVANSTRFSASTRRHIELAFCHLAQNEDNTCDIIASGGIKELLRISRESPREDTRNLAKKALDSNPAFLREVQ
- the LOC117837369 gene encoding kinesin-like protein KIN-UA isoform X2, whose protein sequence is MATGAGWAPARSVERHGAPRAGGSTRSKSVAPGPRRPSPSPARSRPAPDHGGSADSCRVRVAVRLRPKNSEDLAHGADFDSCVELQPESKRLKLKKNNWSCESYRFDEVFSENASQKRVYEVVAKPVVESVLEGYNGTVMAYGQTGTGKTYTVGRLGKDDPSERGIMVRALEHILSSMPFETDRVAVSYLQLYLESVQDLLAPEKTNIPIVEDAKTGEVSLPGAAIVEIKDLEHAFQLLQIGEANRHAANTKMNTESSRSHAILIIHLQRSSRIKEENCTSLSNDTHDILPDDLPLVLKSKLLIVDLAGSERIDKSGSEGHMIEEAKFINLSLTSLGKCINALAENGPHIPTRDSKLTRILRDSFGGTARTSLVVTIGPSSRHYSETSSTIMFGQRAMKVMNTIKLKEEVDYEVLYKKMEREVDQLTSEMERQQKLIKSEKMQLDKKLKESERSFHDLRMTSNMQIENVEKEKCQLESAVKDLIRDLEEEKGQKNLLSEQIIELEKLLNKNKQQQLENLSKTKILADTSKEHEKERGELLRKLEEERCCSSSMKDRMSVLQQQLCDAQSSAQESMARELEKKLTKVSEEFASQVQSLKEKISELISEKEVIYEELKSTQEKVQQEMRQRQGLEDQILRLKQSTSDNCADESKTSCGMVRSGSGLGNAAFVSKSGKIREALSGQRGTISKIFEEVGLANVLALLKSEDLDVQIHAVKVVANLAAEDINQERIVEEGGLDALLSLLETSENTTIHRVTAGAVANLAMNGSNQGVIMNKGGARLLANVASKTDDPQTLRMVAGAIANLCGNEKLHLMLKQDGGIKALLGMFRSGHADVIAQIARGIANFAKCESRVISQGHRKGRSLLIEDGVFTWMVANSTRFSASTRRHIELAFCHLAQNEDNTCDIIASGGIKELLRISRESPREDTRNLAKKALDSNPAFLREVQ
- the LOC117837369 gene encoding kinesin-like protein KIN-UA isoform X1, whose protein sequence is MATGAGWAPARSVERHGAPRAGGSTRSKSVAPGPRRPSPSPARSRPAPDHGGSADSCRVRVAVRLRPKNSEDLAHGADFDSCVELQPESKRLKLKKNNWSCESYRFDEVFSENASQKRVYEVVAKPVVESVLEGYNGTVMAYGQTGTGKTYTVGRLGKDDPSERGIMVRALEHILSSMPFETDRVAVSYLQLYLESVQDLLAPEKTNIPIVEDAKTGEVSLPGAAIVEIKDLEHAFQLLQIGEANRHAANTKMNTESSRSHAILIIHLQRSSRIKEENCTSLSNDTHDILPDDLPLVLKSKLLIVDLAGSERIDKSGSEGHMIEEAKFINLSLTSLGKCINALAENGPHIPTRDSKLTRILRDSFGGTARTSLVVTIGPSSRHYSETSSTIMFGQRAMKVMNTIKLKEEVDYEVLYKKMEREVDQLTSEMERQQKLIKSEKMQLDKKLKESERSFHDLRMTSNMQIENVEKEKCQLESAVKDLIRDLEEEKGQKNLLSEQIIELEKLLNKNKQQQLENLSKTKILADTSKEHEKERGELLRKLEEERCCSSSMKDRMSVLQQQLCDAQSSAQLQESMARELEKKLTKVSEEFASQVQSLKEKISELISEKEVIYEELKSTQEKVQQEMRQRQGLEDQILRLKQSTSDNCADESKTSCGMVRSGSGLGNAAFVSKSGKIREALSGQRGTISKIFEEVGLANVLALLKSEDLDVQIHAVKVVANLAAEDINQERIVEEGGLDALLSLLETSENTTIHRVTAGAVANLAMNGSNQGVIMNKGGARLLANVASKTDDPQTLRMVAGAIANLCGNEKLHLMLKQDGGIKALLGMFRSGHADVIAQIARGIANFAKCESRVISQGHRKGRSLLIEDGVFTWMVANSTRFSASTRRHIELAFCHLAQNEDNTCDIIASGGIKELLRISRESPREDTRNLAKKALDSNPAFLREVQ